Proteins encoded by one window of Halomonas sp. Bachu 37:
- a CDS encoding CDP-glycerol glycerophosphotransferase family protein: MSSYAFRLAKQLTWMPLCLIGWCFPRNDRLWVFGAWHGRQFADNASYLYRHVRDNEPDLRAVWLAHDREVVKRARDEGGEAYLAYSAKGILVSLRARLFLVTHSADDVNAHASLGGQLINLTHGTPLKRLVQDARSSRLGVLTGVFDRYLRRALPGQRSPHQVLVASEIARERMMSAFGLSSERVVALGYPRWDAFRTNAAESLRRAGIDTTEYDGVVLYAPTLRMQGKGGLDVAQGKRLEALMPWFEKHRLLLLIRGHTSLKMNGVQDLVAGNKHIREAPVSVFPDVNALFPAIDMLITDYSSLMYDYACLKRPIVLMAPDLDDYLNRDVGIYGDYFADAPGPVIESWEQLPESWQELFEGRHDQRLVNFVARHAVLHDGRECERMTAYLRNNCRAEVISHA; the protein is encoded by the coding sequence ATGTCTTCCTATGCATTTCGTTTGGCAAAGCAGCTTACCTGGATGCCTCTTTGTCTGATTGGCTGGTGCTTTCCCCGTAATGACCGTCTATGGGTCTTCGGGGCCTGGCACGGCCGCCAATTCGCTGATAATGCCAGTTATCTGTATCGCCACGTGCGCGATAACGAGCCGGACCTGCGCGCCGTCTGGTTGGCTCATGACCGCGAGGTAGTGAAGCGGGCGCGTGATGAAGGTGGTGAAGCTTATCTCGCCTACTCGGCAAAAGGGATACTGGTGTCATTACGTGCCCGGCTGTTTCTTGTCACGCATTCGGCCGATGACGTCAATGCCCATGCTTCGCTCGGCGGGCAGTTGATCAACCTGACCCATGGCACGCCCCTCAAGCGATTGGTGCAAGATGCCCGCTCCTCGCGTCTGGGCGTCTTGACCGGCGTCTTCGATCGCTATCTACGCCGGGCTCTTCCGGGGCAGCGCAGCCCCCATCAGGTGCTGGTGGCTTCTGAAATCGCGCGGGAGAGAATGATGTCGGCCTTTGGTTTATCCAGCGAAAGAGTAGTCGCGCTCGGCTATCCTCGCTGGGATGCTTTCCGGACCAACGCTGCTGAATCACTGCGCCGTGCAGGCATCGATACTACTGAGTATGACGGTGTGGTGTTGTACGCTCCTACCTTGAGGATGCAAGGAAAGGGAGGCCTTGATGTGGCGCAGGGCAAGCGCCTGGAAGCGCTGATGCCGTGGTTTGAAAAGCATCGCCTGCTGTTGCTCATTCGCGGGCATACCTCATTGAAGATGAACGGTGTGCAAGACTTGGTAGCGGGTAATAAACACATACGCGAAGCTCCGGTGAGTGTGTTTCCTGATGTAAACGCCTTGTTTCCGGCAATCGATATGTTGATTACCGACTATTCCAGCTTGATGTACGACTATGCTTGTCTAAAACGGCCCATAGTCCTGATGGCGCCGGATCTGGATGATTACCTTAATCGCGATGTGGGCATTTATGGCGACTACTTCGCCGATGCACCAGGGCCAGTTATAGAATCTTGGGAGCAGTTGCCTGAGTCATGGCAGGAGCTGTTTGAAGGGCGTCACGATCAGCGCTTGGTGAATTTCGTGGCTCGCCATGCCGTCCTGCACGATGGCCGCGAATGCGAACGGATGACCGCCTATCTACGTAATAATTGCCGTGCAGAAGTTATAAGCCATGCTTGA
- a CDS encoding adenylyltransferase/cytidyltransferase family protein: MAKTVITYGTFDMFHIGHLNLLRRLSGLGDRLIVGVSTDEFNAGKGKRTLIPFEHRAEIVRSLRYVDHVIPETNWDQKLDDIQRYAVHTFAIGEDWKGAFDFLKPHCEVVYLSRTDGVSTTQLKRSLNPFYSVSREELMNAFDVLDTLRKDFG; this comes from the coding sequence ATGGCTAAGACGGTAATCACCTATGGCACCTTCGATATGTTTCATATCGGCCATCTCAACTTGCTGCGACGTCTTTCAGGATTGGGCGATCGGTTGATCGTGGGTGTTTCCACCGATGAATTCAATGCCGGGAAAGGCAAGCGCACCTTGATCCCGTTTGAGCATCGTGCCGAGATCGTGCGCTCACTCCGTTATGTGGACCATGTTATTCCCGAGACCAACTGGGACCAGAAGCTAGACGATATCCAGCGCTATGCGGTGCATACATTCGCTATCGGCGAAGACTGGAAAGGGGCTTTCGATTTCCTCAAACCTCACTGCGAAGTGGTGTATCTGTCACGTACCGACGGCGTATCTACTACCCAGCTCAAACGCTCCCTCAACCCTTTTTACAGCGTTTCACGAGAAGAGCTGATGAACGCCTTTGATGTATTGGATACGTTGCGTAAAGACTTCGGTTAA
- a CDS encoding phosphoribosyltransferase, whose product MNFKSYGDLSVDIAASLFSIQGKGYDLVVGVPRSGMIPASMIALGLHIDVMGLPDFIANQPLITRLRRRAGGQPSAAWDARKVLLVDDSVVTGRTMQQARDAIPGGCPCSIDTLAIYADPDGKQHVDIVLSIMQSPYIFQWSLFAPAMLSQSCFDIDGVLCVDPTAQENDDGEQYVTFLNNAEPLFLPSARIGCLVTNRLEKYRSQTVTWLEQHGIDYEHLVMLDLPSKEERRRQGVHSSHKGLFYKNSDYIFFIESSPRQAGNIARISGKPVYCYEDNRVYTAEDKAPNKKGLRSFAKRFIRNTVNLLNLRHPVKAVKRKTG is encoded by the coding sequence ATGAATTTTAAATCCTATGGTGATTTGAGCGTGGATATTGCTGCGTCCTTATTTAGCATTCAGGGGAAAGGCTATGATTTAGTTGTAGGTGTTCCCCGTAGTGGCATGATTCCGGCCAGCATGATTGCTTTGGGCTTGCATATCGATGTGATGGGTCTTCCCGACTTTATAGCAAATCAGCCGTTGATAACACGGTTGCGCAGGAGGGCAGGGGGGCAGCCCAGCGCTGCATGGGATGCAAGAAAGGTTCTTCTCGTCGACGATAGTGTTGTGACGGGACGAACCATGCAACAAGCACGAGACGCGATCCCCGGTGGTTGCCCTTGCTCTATCGATACCTTGGCGATCTATGCAGATCCTGACGGTAAGCAGCATGTTGATATAGTCTTATCCATCATGCAATCGCCTTATATTTTCCAATGGAGCCTCTTCGCCCCGGCCATGCTTTCACAATCGTGTTTTGATATCGATGGAGTGCTATGCGTCGACCCTACCGCCCAAGAGAATGATGATGGAGAGCAGTACGTTACTTTTTTGAATAATGCGGAACCACTTTTCCTGCCTTCAGCCCGAATCGGCTGCCTGGTAACCAACCGGCTTGAAAAATACCGTAGCCAAACAGTAACGTGGCTTGAGCAGCACGGTATTGATTATGAGCATCTAGTCATGTTGGATCTGCCTTCGAAGGAGGAGCGACGGCGTCAAGGAGTTCATTCCTCACACAAGGGGCTTTTCTACAAGAACTCGGACTACATCTTCTTTATCGAAAGTAGCCCTCGGCAGGCTGGTAATATTGCTAGAATTTCGGGAAAACCTGTTTATTGCTATGAAGACAACCGAGTCTATACGGCAGAAGATAAAGCTCCTAACAAAAAGGGACTACGCAGTTTTGCGAAACGCTTCATTAGGAACACAGTGAATTTGCTTAATTTGAGGCACCCTGTGAAAGCTGTAAAGAGAAAAACAGGGTGA
- a CDS encoding glycosyltransferase family A protein: MPVYNKVATLANSLECLYRQTFRDFEIIAVDDGSTDGSLDILREHEQAGLLKVYQRSPPGPGGYAARNFGAEKSTAPWLVFFDADDILLFDHLSCFTDDIAHFPGIELFVNAYQKMEGQRRLPRIHGVPVGRLHRQKALCAFARFDFIHMNGACIRRERFLSLGGFPAGHYRRGGDVYFWLKALCEMEAIHYNATVTSLWLLEHSDITRDKRNLIDLHPSLDLLKEYETKLAPDERRQFRLAINRKVLSWAVEKKQLGQSVRQDLKALSPGGMNMRLWLHAVSLLVPQPYFNRLRSRIK, encoded by the coding sequence ATGCCGGTCTATAACAAGGTGGCGACCTTAGCGAATTCACTGGAATGCCTGTATCGCCAAACATTTCGGGACTTCGAAATAATTGCAGTGGACGACGGCTCCACCGATGGCTCTCTCGATATTCTGCGAGAGCATGAGCAGGCCGGTTTGTTGAAGGTTTACCAGCGTAGTCCGCCAGGGCCAGGCGGCTATGCGGCACGTAATTTCGGTGCCGAGAAGTCTACCGCACCGTGGCTTGTTTTCTTCGATGCCGATGACATTCTCCTGTTCGATCATTTGTCTTGTTTTACCGATGACATTGCTCACTTTCCGGGGATCGAACTGTTCGTCAATGCTTATCAAAAGATGGAAGGCCAGCGGCGCTTGCCGCGAATTCATGGAGTCCCCGTCGGCCGGCTGCACCGTCAGAAAGCTCTATGTGCCTTCGCTCGCTTTGACTTCATCCATATGAACGGTGCATGTATTCGACGCGAGCGATTCCTGTCGCTGGGTGGCTTTCCGGCTGGTCATTACCGTCGTGGAGGCGACGTCTATTTCTGGTTAAAGGCGCTATGTGAAATGGAAGCGATACATTACAACGCCACGGTGACCAGCTTATGGCTGCTTGAGCACAGTGATATTACCCGCGACAAGCGCAACTTGATCGATTTGCATCCCAGCCTGGATCTTCTGAAGGAGTACGAAACGAAGCTGGCACCCGATGAGCGACGCCAGTTTCGTTTGGCGATCAATCGAAAGGTGCTTTCCTGGGCAGTGGAGAAGAAACAGCTCGGTCAATCGGTGCGCCAGGACTTGAAAGCATTGTCGCCTGGCGGAATGAATATGCGGCTATGGCTGCATGCCGTTTCACTGCTCGTGCCCCAGCCTTACTTCAACAGGTTGCGCAGCCGAATCAAATGA